A portion of the Tiliqua scincoides isolate rTilSci1 chromosome 3, rTilSci1.hap2, whole genome shotgun sequence genome contains these proteins:
- the GPR87 gene encoding G-protein coupled receptor 87, giving the protein MCPRSIATCVSPEKHLTCKSTIIMGPNVSNVKLSDHHHLSQDNSILTNYSQGLPENSTINEFTTIVLPVLYVIIFLASILLNGLAVWIFFHIRNKTSFIYYLKNIVVADFLMTLTFPFKIIQDARLGPRHFDFFLCQCTTVFFYANMYTTIVFLGLISIDRYLKVVKPFGDSRMYSITFTKILSAGVWIVMMFLALPNVILTNGYATRRTEGDCLRLKTPLGVKWHKAVKYIYNSMFIIVLIVLIGCYIEISKYIYKSSRQFISSSSRKRKHNQSIRVVVAVFFTCFLPYHLCRIPFIFGNLDKFLDDSARKTLYYCKEVTLFLSACNVCLDPIIYFFMCRSFSQRLFRKSNMRTRSESIRSLQSVRRSEVRIYQEYTDL; this is encoded by the exons ATGTGCCCCAGATCAATTGCCACCTGCGTGTCTCCTGAAAAGCACTTGACCTGCAAATCAACAATAATAATGGGGCCCAATGTGTCAAATGTGAAGCTTTCAG ATCACCACCACCTGAGTCAAGACAACAGCATTCTAACCAATTATTCACAAGGCCTACCTGAGAATTCTACCATTAACGAGTTTACAACCATTGTTTTACCTGTGCTTTACGTCATCATATTCCTGGCAAGCATCTTACTAAATGGCTTGGCAGTATGGATTTTCTTCCACATCAGAAACAAGACGAGCTTCATTTATTACCTCAAAAACATTGTGGTTGCAGACTTCTTGATGACTCTGACATTTCCATTCAAAATCATCCAGGACGCTAGGCTGGGGCCAAGgcactttgatttttttctgtgccAGTGTACAACAGTTTTCTTTTATGCCAACATGTACACCACAATTGTGTTTCTTGGACTCATTAGCATTGACCGATATCTAAAAGTGGTGAAGCCATTTGGAGATTCCAGGATGTATAGCATAACTTTCACCAAGATTCTGTCTGCAGGTGTTTGGATTGTTATGATGTTTCTAGCCTTGCCAAATGTGATCCTTACAAATGGTTACGCAACTAGAAGAACTGAAGGCGATTGCTTAAGATTAAAAACTCCTCTGGGAGTAAAGTGGCACAAAGCCGTCAAATATATCTACAACAGCATGTTTATTATTGTACTGATAGTATTAATAGGGTGCTACATTGAAATATCCAAGTATATCTATAAATCAAGTAGGCAGTTCATCAGCTCCTCAAGTCGCAAACGGAAACACAATCAAAGCATAAGGGTTGTAGTAGCTGTCTTTTTCACTTGTTTTCTGCCATACCATTTGTGCAGAATACCTTTTATTTTTGGCAATCTAGATAAATTTTTAGACGATTCAGCACGCAAAACCCTGTACTACTGTAAGGAAGTGACTCTTTTCTTGTCTGCATGCAATGTGTGTTTAGATCCAATCATCTATTTTTTCATGTGCAGATCATTTTCACAAAGGTTGTTCAGGAAATCAAACATGAGAACAAGGAGTGAAAGCATTAGGTCACTTCAAAGTGTCAGAAGGTCAGAAGTACGCATATATCAAGAATACACTGATCTGTAG